The Anomaloglossus baeobatrachus isolate aAnoBae1 chromosome 5, aAnoBae1.hap1, whole genome shotgun sequence genome includes the window AAGATGACAACATCCCTTCAAGGGGTTGTTTGATACTAATAGCACTTACTGTATATACTGTTCCTCGTCCATAGCTATATGGAAAAATAAGAGTATGTTCTCACCttgcagatttgggtgcagattttctgcaccaaaaactgcatctcttggcaggaaaaatgctgcggataaaggaacatttttttttcatttttctatgagTTTTTTTATGCATTATGATCGGaaaaatgccagaaaaaaaaacacagaaacaatcgACATGTcgattgtttggtgcagtttttttcttTACCAAAATCTGTAAAgaaaaaatctgcaatgtgtgcacagcacttcaggattctcatagactttcgtGGGATACATTATCCCTTGcaaattgattaaaatctgcaagaaaaaatgcatcaaaaaacagcGATATTGTAGGTCTCCATACATTTCTGGTTTCACGTATCTAATTCTTAAAAACAGTTATTTGGATAGCAAATATATATTTAAtgtaaaaatcaattttttttcttaggctaggttcacatttccgttaaaatgtatcagtcacaatccgcggctatggtaaacaacggcatccTTTTAGcgcattccgttgtgtcccatagacttgtattagtggcggcttgcgactgatgaccttgcgttgcatccgctgcgtcgcggtcagtcgttatttgactgactgccgggcgggagcaacgcagaatgtaacgtttttctggccgtcacaATTAACGCGCCACGCAGGAAtctgtcgccatccgtcaagcttgtaattgaTGTctgtggtgctggattccgtcgtaatccgtcttacaacggaatccagcgttggattccgtcatgctctactgagcatgcccagcatgtttggcacacccactgggctgtcccaagcacaaacggatcatgactgatccgtcaaaaaacggacgaatagcggatgtaacggacgcgacagatcagttttttcacaggattcctgtgaaaggaatcctgtgaaaaacacatccgttgcgtcagttgacatctaaaaaacaactgatccgttgccgacggacctgacggatttaaaacaaccgaaatgtgaacctagcctaaggctaagttcacatttccgctaaaatgtatcagtcgaaatccgccgctatggtaaacaacggaatccgtttagcggattccgttgtgtcccatagacttgcattagtggcggattgcgactgatgaccctgcgttgcatccgctgcgtcgcggtccgtcgttttttgactgaccgccgggcggggagcaacgcagaatgtaacgtttttcgggccgtcgaaaacaatgcaccgcgcaggaatccgtcgccatccgtcacacttgcaatgtatgtctatggtgctggattccgtcgtaatccgtcttacgacgaaatccagcactggattccgtcatgctctactgagcatgcccagcatgtttggcacacccactgggctgtcccaaacacgaacggatcatgactgatctgtcaaaaaacccacgcacagcggatgtaatggacgcaactgatccgttttttcacaggattcctgtgaaaggaatcctgtgaaaaacacattagttgcatcagttgacatctaaaaaaacaactgatccgttgctgacggacctgacagattgaaaataacggaagtgtgaacttagccttaaatgtTATTTTTGAGAGACAGTTTTGTAGACCTGCTATGTAGAATGGGGATCTGAAGAAGTCATAAGTAGGGTCAGGGCCTACTGAGATGACACGAAAAATCAAAAATAGCAATATCACCCACAAAGATGACCTTCTACATTCTCATAAGGGCCTGATCAGAATCTGTTCATACTTCGAAGAGAAAACTCTAAATTGGAAGGACATCATTTGCTCTGGGAAGTGCATTAACTTCTGGATGGTGcccttttttttacatatttttcacacTTGTTGAAAACTGGCCCACATCAAGTTCTGAAGGGGCACTgtctaaggcctgtgccacacatccgtgctgccggcacgtgtttgtcattttttacacgtaccggcggcacggagacactttaaccaatgctaccctatggtagcaggcacacacacgtaaaaccacacggaacgtgtgtccgtgtgcgtttgtacgtgtgtgcgattttcaaagcgctgacatgtcagtgttttctccggcagcacgggtgttacacggcccgcacccgtaccacacgggtgtagtgtggatgcggtcccgtgtgacacgcgccggagaaaacacacatgtcagtgaaaaaaaaaaaaaacattaactcaccttctccagccctcctgtctctgccgctgctgcctcttgctgccgaccgccgctcattattctcattgaatattcacttcacagcctggcagcagcagcagcggggagacgggagggctggagccgaagatcagcaccacggacagcaccacggacagcaggaaggaccaggtgagtataataattactgattctacgtgtgctatcgcggatagcacacgtagaacacacgtgtcacgcacgtaccagagacacgtacttacctgcacacaacacgcaggggaaatacgtgtctctcggcacgtgcgtgaaattcacgtgagtgtggcagaggccttaaacagAATGAAATGGGTGGTGAAAGTTTAATTACCGAAAGAGATATTAAAGTAAAACCATTTTCACACCCTACTGCCACGTAAGGGTATATTCTgcctgttaggcctctttcacacatccgtggaaaacaaacacattttcacggatgtgttgaaggtgcgtatagcagtctgtgtgctgtgattttggcacatgtgtgtcctcacggatagcacacggagatcaggaactttttactcacctgtcctcggcgctgctgtccccggtgctgatgtctccggcactgctgcttccgggtcagcggtgcagtgaatatgcaatgaccaTAATGAGCTGGGCTGGAAACAAGTGACATCagtaccacagacagcagcgctggagacaggtgagtatagaaaataattttattgcaAATACacttgttttctctggtacatgtcacactaatgtcacacagatcacatcagtgtgtgagccgtgggacatcagtgctgccagagcaaaatggacttgtctccatttAGATCACACGGACACGTGGGTGCTCCATATGGACAAATGGtttttgtgaaaacactgatgtgtgcgtagacccattgattttaatgtgtctgcgCATGTCCGTGATTCCAGGACGTATGAAAACGGCGTCACAAATACTGTACTCACtgacgtgtaaaggggccttaagggtactttacacgctgtgatatcggtaccgatatcgctagcgagcgtacccgcccccctcggttgtgcgtcacgggcaaatcgctgcccgtggcgcacaacatcgctatcacccgtcacacggacttgccttccctgcaacgtcgctctggccggcgatccgcctcctttctaagggggcagttcgtgcggcgtcacagcgacgtcacacggcagccgtccaatagcagaggagggacagagatgagcggccggaacatcccgcccaccttcttccttcctcattgccgggggacgcaggtaaggagatgttcgtcattcctgtggtgtcacacacagcgatgtgtgctgccgcaggaacgacgaacaacatcgtacctgcagcagcaacgatattaaggaaatgaacgacgcgtcagcgagcaacgatttttcacgtttttgcgctcgttgattgtcgcttattggtgtcacacactgcgatgtcgctaacggcgccagatgtgcgtcactaacgacgtgaccctgacgatatatcgatagcgatgtcgcagcgtgtaaagcaccctttacagattTGTTGCAAATTTTTGGAGCAAACTCCAAACCCCACATgcagcaaaagtaaaaaaaaatattttagggcCAGGTAAAGATTTTTAGCTTGATGTATATCTTGTGTATTTGCTACAAATTTTTGACACAGCTAAACATACACTGATTTTTATTTGTGCTGTTTGTAAATGGGGTTTTGTAAAACAGATCCATCATAGTCATGAAGGTTCATGGAAAAACACAAATAATATTCTGCACATAGCCTATGCTAAAAGGAAACAAGCGGAAACAAGCGGAAatcaatacattgtagtgcccaaaaTTTTTAACATGTCTAAGATATACTGACGCATTCATTTCAAAAAGACATTTGCAAGTTATAGTAACAGTCATTTCATGGGCAGCACCTATAAAGCCAAATTATAACCTTTTATTCCAGCATTTGGTCATCAGACTTTCGGCCATGACTTTTCAAACCGTAAATTACATGCAGCTGGTATGAATTGAGTCAAAGAACCCGGTATTAACCATGTCAGTAATGTATGGCCACTGGACGGGAGCTCTGAGAACGGCTTCTTAACAACCGGTATTCGGGGCTATTCTTTTTATTAACAGGCGTTGTGCAACGTTATTGTTGCGGTGTGACAAAGATGTCAAGTAAGGATGGCTAAGCAAAAAAACGAGCCGAGGATGCCATCAGGTAGGAGCCAGTTCTCAGGGCTCCGGTCCTACAGCCACAGATTATTGACATGATCAAAGGCCTTGGATCTGCAAATCAATTCATACTAACTATCACCAATCGTTCTTCGTCATTCTGGAAAGTAACTCCATGTAAAAGGTGCAAGCTGTCATGCTAAAAGCACAGTAACTATGTGATCTCAGTTATTTTACGTAGGTCGAAAAATCATAACCCATGTAGGACTATAGCAAAATTCCCAACTGTGTTGGGCATTTTCCAATAGGTGCAAGGTCATTTTTGACTTTTCAACAGTACTATGCCTTTGAGTCAGTATTACCACTTACCAATAACTGGCAATATCTATCCACTTTAACATCACTACTAGATGTAGTAAAAATACTTAATTAACAAACAAAATTACAACAATACCTTTCATTGGTTACTCTTGGAGGCATCGTTGGACTTGAGGGGATCACCAGTAGCTCAGGAGTGGTGGGTTTCACAGTCTTTTTCGTGACTGGCCGGTCCGAATGTAGGACACTACGCAGTTTCTGGGTGAAGCTATACGAGTCTGATGCAGGAAAAGTTGGGCCTTTAATCACTGGAGAAGAAGGTCCCGGTTCAGTTGGAGAAGTAAGTGACTTTTCTTGAGCAACAGTAGAATGACCATAGTCGAGAACTGGTAGGTCCATTCCAATAGCGGATGCAAGAGAAGAATGTTTCTTGCCTTCGGTGTGATCAATGTCTAGTGGTCCAGAGAATTCGTTTGCAGACAATGCCGTTTTGTCAGGTTGCTCCAATTTTTGTACGATGACTGTTTCCACAGGGCTAGGATCACATTTTTCATTGAGCAGTTCCACGTGAATAGTATCTTGTGTAATACTTGTGTCCACAGAACCTGCAGGCTCGACTAAAGATGCCAAGTCATCAGAAGGAGGGCTTATATCTGTAGATACGGTATTTGTCTGCTCTGAAAGCAAAGGTGGTTCATCAGATAGGATTGCCGTCTCCTTAACTGCGGAACTTGACATATCAAAAAGAATATCTGTATCTAGAACAGTTTGTGGATCAGAAACTGGTGCTTCTATCATTTCAGGAGCATTATCTACTTCTGTTGcacttagctccaacttctccattATAACATCAGATGCTTTATTTgcttgtttttcaggaggatcagAAATGAACTCATTGTTAATTATTTGAGGTTCCAATGTATCATCAGAGTTATCTTTTGGAAAAATTTGTAAGGATTCAGGAATCATTTCATGTCCATCCCCAGAACCAGAAGTGATGATGTTGGATGTTTCTGATTCTTCACAAGGTTTGACTAATTGAGGTTCCTCAGTTCTTTTTCCTAAATCTATCTGACTTGGTACTATTGAAGGAAATTCCGTGTTGTCTTTGGAAAGGATGTGCAGCTCAGGAGCAGGTACTAAATTCTGCATGCAATCAATCTGGGTTTTAATCAAATCAGGACTTATACCGATCATACTGGATATGTTCTGCTCTAGTACAATTTCGGTGTCTATAGTTGTCTTTATGGCTTCGATTGTGTGCTCCTGAGAACTATGTGTCATTGCTTCTCCCCTGATTGGACTGAGGTTTTGCACGCCTTCAAAGGCTATTTCCGGATGTTTTTCTTGAGGGTGTACTTCCTTATGTGTATTATGATGCAAAATATTAAATGCGTCCTCTGATTTTTCTGTGTTTACATCAGGACATTCCATGAGATTGTGATGGGAAATAAAAGTCTCTGTATCTACCTGATCATTCTCCCCTAAAGCAACGCCAGATCCATCAGTCTGAAAGATTTGCAAAGTATCTTTGTGGTCATCAAGAACCAGTGGAACTAATTTTGTCACTTCTATGGTCTCTTCTGTAACATTTTTCTTATCTTGGTTATTTGTTTCCTCAATTACACTTTGTGATTTTGCTGATGTTTCCTCTTCAGACAGAAGATGAGACTTTGAGTCTTCTCTTCCCAGTGTATTAGGAAAAGAAGATGGTTCTGGAGGTTGTGGTCCTTCTAATAATGCAGCAGAACATACATAAACCTGGTCATCATTCTCAATTTCTTCTGAACGATTGGTAGGTTCAGTAAAACTTTTGGTTGTTTCCATAGTATCCTTGATAAAAAGGgactcctctgtggtgtcaataagAGGGTTGATATCAGTACTTCCAGTAGACAAAACTTGAAGATCCCTATCGGTTTTTCTAAGCGTTTGAGCAGATAAATCTTTACTAAAAATTCCTTGGTTGCGATCAGACTTTTCAGTCATGGCTGTAATATCGTCACATTCTTGGGTTTCAGTTCCTGGGCACATAATTGGTAAAGGACACCCATCTTCTTCGCCACTGGTATAAAGAGGAACACTTAAAATATGTTCAGATGGAAACTTATCTGCTGGTTTGAATAAGTATTTTTGACAATCTTCAGACTGAAGGTTGACATGTGAAAGATCAGTTGTATTCTCAATTTTTGGTAGCTCTTCAAAAGGGTGTACAACAACGTCATCTACATTGTCAAAGTCTATTTCAATATCTGGTTTATTTTTAGCACAATCCTTTGATATTTCCATAGAGCCCAAGTCGTCAGCAGATGATTGAAGTTGGGCTGAATGATCATTTGAAGCGTGAAGCTGTGGACAAGCATCTGGAGAAACTTGAGATTGGGTAGTAAGGATATCTTCATTAGTATAGTCATCTTTAACTGAAGAAATGGAAAAACACTGACCTTCTGTCGCCAGTCCCAACTGCTTCTCTTCATCTAGTTGACTGTACAACAAAAAGTTGTCCTGAAGTTCCAAAACATCTGTACCATCAATGGTGCTAGTGTCTTTACAAGTTGTAGAGCTGAATTTGTCCTTTTCAGCACTCATAACTACATCTGATATGTTTTCTAGCGTTTCTGATGTAGATGCTAAAGGCACGTCTTCTACTTTCTCCTCCAGGGTTTTGACAGGATACAAAGCATTGTCAAGGTAGGGTGTGTTCTCTAAAGACGCGATATCTTGCTGACTCAAGGAAACCTCCTGCTTCTTTGTAGACCTGCTTTCCAGGTTTTCAAGGCTGAAATCTACTATTTGAAACTCTTCTGGATTTATGACAGACACATTCTGTTGTGTCTGAACCTTGGATGTCTCCTCCACGGTACAATCTGGCCTGTGGTTCAGGTTTTCCACATCAGACAGGAGGGATGATTGTAGCTTTGCATTAATATCAGGACTTTGCCTTTGATGCATAGCACTTAAACACATGTCATTTCCACTTTGGTTTTGGCTGGTCTTCATCTCGGTTTCAACAGGAAATGTCTCAGAATTTTCATTTGAGAAACTTTTCTCCTTTGGACTTGATACATCCTCATAACACTTCTCGTTCAAAAATAATAAAGGCTCCATCTGTGGAGGGAAAATATTAACTTCTCCGTCTTTCGAAAAAGTTTCAAAAATGTCTTTTATAGATTCTGCAGGCGTATCTAGTAAAACGTGTGTGCTTGGGGAGTGTCCTTCAACTGCAGGACATGCTGAAGAAGATAAATAACTGTTTTCTGTATCAGTCTTTAAAACCTTTTCCTTATGGCTGTCTACTTTTACTCCATCATCAACAAATACCTCCTTAATGCTACTTTGGGAATCATTGAAATCATACTCTGTATTACTCTTCTCTCCTGTGGCCACTTTCTCCATGACCCTGCTAACTTGTTCTATTGGGACCTCATTCCCAGTATTACTCAGTGGACTACAATCAATGTTTTGCTGGGATATGAGTTCCCTCTGGCTTACGAATGTTTGTTCATGCTCATCAATGGATGGTGAAGTCAGTACTTGGTCTTTGATACCTATGGGCAAACCCTTTGCCGTTTCTTCCTTTGGATCAGGACTTGGTGCTGCTAGATGTAGATCTGCAGTATTTAGGAAAAAGGTTGTTACATCTTCTAAAAGTAAATTGGTCACAGAGCTCTGAAATGTAAGGTCTTTACCTCCTTCAGTACTAGCCTGGTTGACTACCTGGACTTGATCACTTGCATTCGTCAAATGTACGGGGTCTAGAGATGTATCTAGAAGGCATGTTGGGGTTTCCAGTGTAACCTGATTGATGCCATCATTTAGACTGTCAGATGTACATACAATATTTTCTATTCCAGGAGTTACTGGAACTTGAATGACCATTGGGGTCAATGGATTGGAATAAGTATTTTCACTGTTTTTCAATTCCTTTGTCTCCAATTTATCTAAATGCTCTTTAGTTGTAACATTTCCAACCTCTGTGATTGACTGTTTTTGTAATCCATAGTCTTCACTAATTTCACTTTTAGATTGAATGTTTTGTTCCAAGGTTGCCTGTTCTACATATCCTACAGTATCAAGACATCTATTAGTCTTTATCTCTAATGTATCGGGTGGATTGACAGGAGAACTGGGATAGGCAGCTATCTTCCCCATCTGTGCCGGAAGACTTTGTGGTTCTGTCACCTCAAGCAGAGACTGTTGATTAAGCAATGATGTAACAAGATTATCACAAAAAGTATTGAGCTCCGACACCACCAGATTGGGCTCAGAGCTCTCTGCTGTCGGGGATTCTCCGCTGTGGAGACAGCTCTCTTTATCAATGCTATGGGGTAAGGGGAGTTTATCCTTATGGATGTCTGAGCTCCCATCTGTTGTAAAGGGCAAGATTAAAGGGCTATGCCCCCCTGTCTGGATATTTACACCATCTGTAGTTAAAGTTCTACTATTCCATGATCCTTTCTGTCCTCCTATATCAGTATTACTCTCCTTACAATCTTCCTTTGTTTGGTTACCGGTGTTGTCTGGTTCTTGGAGAATTCCAACTAGCTGAGACAATGCGACATTCCTGGAGAATAATTCCATGGATGCTGGAATCAGCTGtggtatggatgccagaggaggaACACTTGGGTTGTCGAGATTGCAATCTCCCTGCAGTACAACATTATTGCTCTTAAAGTTAGTTACGGGTGATAGATCAGTGTCTGGATCTGTGTCTTGCATTGCTAATAAATGTTCGCGAGCCAAAAACGTTTCTTGTGCTTGAAAATTAAAACCAGGACTAATCGCTGATGTTTCTTCAGACAATAAGGCAGCATGAGTCATCTCCGCAGGGATAGTCTTCTCTTCTGCTGTCTCAGAGACTTTCTCAGGCAATACTTGCTGTCCCCATTCTCGGAGTATCCCTATCAGTCCTGTATCTTCTGCTGGAAAAAATTCTTCATCCCTCGAACCTTCTTCGCTGGTGGGATAGCTGCAGTTAACAAGGTAAATGTTAGAAATAATTCAGTCCTTCAATAAATACGGAGAAATGCATTGCATAAAAGGGAATCATGCAGGCACCAAGAAGACCGCTAGCCAGCTAGATATGCAGATTCATGCAGtgcatgcttaaagggaacctgtcaggtgcaatttggacccagagccatgagcagttctgagtgcatattgctaatccctgcctaactgtccctgtatttagtagcatagataaagggatctttagaaaaagtatttctaacgatcctttatgatatgctaatgagcgcagggactattcgcaagggcattagttcctgcattcattccgctctcttagcatattagcacgcgcacagaggcatgctaacatgctattcaatggccaTTGCCTAGCTTCATCAGCGATGACGTGCGtatctgtgtccgttgtcaccgcatcagacgccgggcagtgcgcatgatcaggagtccctcggcacttccagtcatgtgcattatgaagctgggtgtacgtgtcccggttttagagaggtctagtgcgcatgaccggaagtgcctggacttctgatcatgcgcactgcctgaCATCTGatgtggtgacaacggacacaggtacgcacgtcatcgCTGATAAAGTTAGGCAATatccattgaatagcatgttagcacgcccctgtgggtgtgctaatatgctaagagaGCGGAATGAACACAGGAACTTACgctcttgtgactagtcgctggcctcattagcatatcttaaaggatctttagaaatactttttctaaagatctctttatctatgctactagatacagggacggttaggcagggattagcaataagcacccagaactgctcgtggttctgggtgcatattgcacctgacaggttccctttaagacagtcAATATATATAGGAAAATTGACACACCGTGCTAAGAAAATTGTAATAAACAGTAAGAATTTAGCATTTCAGTTTGCGTTTTACAAGGTAAATAGAATAACCTGACTGGTTACAACAatagcagcatgattattgcataatTACTTGTGCACGGTGGCCAAATATGCCAGGATAAATTAATAAAGAGCAAATAAAGAGCTCAAGTTAACACAATGCCATAATCTAGCTAATATGATGCATAGATGACGGATTGCAATAGATTGGCATATGTCCGACATGCTATCAAGCAACCAGTCAAATATGAATGAGCGCTCTGTGCCCAGAGAGCAGAAGGCCAGATAGGAAACTGGACCAGTAACGTGCTGGACTCAAGCCAGACAGATGGAATCAAAGGCAAGTACGACAGCAGGAAAGGATATCCCAAGAACAGATCAGCATGCAAAGAATGAAGAATGCTCATCAAGCAGGAGGTTAAGACAACATTTGTTGTAATGAAACCCAGCACTCACCAGTCACTAACACCATACACTGTATTAATGTCACATTTAGCTTTACGATTAGTTAAGACCCAAAAATGTCTTCTTCCATGGTGTCAAATCTTGGTTACATATTAAATCCAATACTAAATGAATTAGTTCAACCAGGAAGGCAGGAAGTTggtgtcatgagtgtatctcgctcGGGGGAGACCCcgagtgaatctggtgtcagaaggtcacagcgccatgCCACGccgctggcaggttcactactgtaGTTTGATAACTTTTCCTTgattgtggtgctgtaagggttaaaaaccCTTTCCtacctggctgctggctgtagctgtcaatctcaggtgtggctctttgggatcactcccctttcCTATTTAAGTCATGTAATCCGATCACATGATGCCTGTAATAGacactgaatcctcatttctatgtggtccactttggaaggagcctgctctggaagaagtctgtcgtgttgtgtgcagctttggtgtttgctgcactgaagccgcctggagtgtcttttcctttgcatgtctatttcccctgtttgtattc containing:
- the TACC2 gene encoding transforming acidic coiled-coil-containing protein 2 isoform X4, whose product is MGNDNSHNKEDPKDGPTASPSKSSTPPPPEDVHEEFHPSLEAIPVFYPQWDPNSYQDGQQVGEQSEEGLFPSLFAESLSATTTNRSDDVTWQRCVSEEGQLLPALPQTDLYIGGLEYKESRRSSQPGTISYPTSEEGSRDEEFFPAEDTGLIGILREWGQQVLPEKVSETAEEKTIPAEMTHAALLSEETSAISPGFNFQAQETFLAREHLLAMQDTDPDTDLSPVTNFKSNNVVLQGDCNLDNPSVPPLASIPQLIPASMELFSRNVALSQLVGILQEPDNTGNQTKEDCKESNTDIGGQKGSWNSRTLTTDGVNIQTGGHSPLILPFTTDGSSDIHKDKLPLPHSIDKESCLHSGESPTAESSEPNLVVSELNTFCDNLVTSLLNQQSLLEVTEPQSLPAQMGKIAAYPSSPVNPPDTLEIKTNRCLDTVGYVEQATLEQNIQSKSEISEDYGLQKQSITEVGNVTTKEHLDKLETKELKNSENTYSNPLTPMVIQVPVTPGIENIVCTSDSLNDGINQVTLETPTCLLDTSLDPVHLTNASDQVQVVNQASTEGGKDLTFQSSVTNLLLEDVTTFFLNTADLHLAAPSPDPKEETAKGLPIGIKDQVLTSPSIDEHEQTFVSQRELISQQNIDCSPLSNTGNEVPIEQVSRVMEKVATGEKSNTEYDFNDSQSSIKEVFVDDGVKVDSHKEKVLKTDTENSYLSSSACPAVEGHSPSTHVLLDTPAESIKDIFETFSKDGEVNIFPPQMEPLLFLNEKCYEDVSSPKEKSFSNENSETFPVETEMKTSQNQSGNDMCLSAMHQRQSPDINAKLQSSLLSDVENLNHRPDCTVEETSKVQTQQNVSVINPEEFQIVDFSLENLESRSTKKQEVSLSQQDIASLENTPYLDNALYPVKTLEEKVEDVPLASTSETLENISDVVMSAEKDKFSSTTCKDTSTIDGTDVLELQDNFLLYSQLDEEKQLGLATEGQCFSISSVKDDYTNEDILTTQSQVSPDACPQLHASNDHSAQLQSSADDLGSMEISKDCAKNKPDIEIDFDNVDDVVVHPFEELPKIENTTDLSHVNLQSEDCQKYLFKPADKFPSEHILSVPLYTSGEEDGCPLPIMCPGTETQECDDITAMTEKSDRNQGIFSKDLSAQTLRKTDRDLQVLSTGSTDINPLIDTTEESLFIKDTMETTKSFTEPTNRSEEIENDDQVYVCSAALLEGPQPPEPSSFPNTLGREDSKSHLLSEEETSAKSQSVIEETNNQDKKNVTEETIEVTKLVPLVLDDHKDTLQIFQTDGSGVALGENDQVDTETFISHHNLMECPDVNTEKSEDAFNILHHNTHKEVHPQEKHPEIAFEGVQNLSPIRGEAMTHSSQEHTIEAIKTTIDTEIVLEQNISSMIGISPDLIKTQIDCMQNLVPAPELHILSKDNTEFPSIVPSQIDLGKRTEEPQLVKPCEESETSNIITSGSGDGHEMIPESLQIFPKDNSDDTLEPQIINNEFISDPPEKQANKASDVIMEKLELSATEVDNAPEMIEAPVSDPQTVLDTDILFDMSSSAVKETAILSDEPPLLSEQTNTVSTDISPPSDDLASLVEPAGSVDTSITQDTIHVELLNEKCDPSPVETVIVQKLEQPDKTALSANEFSGPLDIDHTEGKKHSSLASAIGMDLPVLDYGHSTVAQEKSLTSPTEPGPSSPVIKGPTFPASDSYSFTQKLRSVLHSDRPVTKKTVKPTTPELLVIPSSPTMPPRVTNERSSDSEEAFETPESTTPVKSVPPVPIPILPEVQDQQPQQRQEEETTYLPPKPEEPELVPNLEAAEASDVTELENLTDSPFRQPSRSFSVVFDEDKPIASSGTYNLDLAAVEIPEIIPGSPEDPTKTRRKSTDSVPLNRNTLSRSLSLQAADFQLEDLPTNLGGSDSACSTLRRTKKTRPASLKKKAASAKKQVEAGNTVDSKDTSLPLSGQPQEVEVDRNFQEQLAPSPPPPSSDIDANLSVVGIEESSFPSAPELSQTDSQLSGIISSPPVETYQTQVTGRFSPPIPTHQKLEVAPSGPEIPDNPAVIGQSVRLEFDYSEEGREGQPPSRKGKKPTGKMPLRKAKPKKAVEKPDAPPGSPSPIPNDPEDIPIAKGSYTYNMDQWDDPNFNPFSSSGKSQDSLSSTQEPVPEPTKPIVQRSESPAKPPASFEIIAEQNGECNKPAKKKKTPLKTDTFRVKKSPKRSPVTDNGSEELTILCKSDNVPVIASEEHATDEEKLASSVSSQKWTCMAVDLDQEKQDYPQPSDLTSFVAENQFHGSTDDIDYGSSYSIEYMEKTGKCSPIRDMPQTQSLYLMFEASQDSQGKTSAKFSDSCSTGTDSNFEELDPNLCSGQLSISRSPPIMQDNVRQIVDRSRQREDEPEVLGSGKMELGSPEDDYVASEALLSRISHHTALCDQLSYLEPDLAEKNPQAFAQKLQSEVLDSADIGLSHKSLYSRSVAMETAGSGLLHAYKQPDLDAALQLAREEIVAKERETMEWKKKYDESRCEVVEMRKIVAEYEQTIAQMIEDEQREKSVSNHTMQQLILEKEQALADLNSVEKSLADLFRRYEKMKDVLEGFRKNEDVLKKCAQEYLARVKKEEQRYHALKIHAEEKLDRANSEIAQVRGKSQQEQAAYQASLRKEQLRVDALERTLEQKNKEIEELTKICDELIAKMGKS